From a single Stomoxys calcitrans chromosome 4, idStoCalc2.1, whole genome shotgun sequence genomic region:
- the LOC106080857 gene encoding uncharacterized protein LOC106080857: MYANGYTAAAPGVGGAPIQSYGNANAGGPPRADRPHYQRNANGIANGAVSAVAGGYGGAPNNMAGGYGGAPQNAGGYGGGYRGSFNPMMPNGGFYGNTGGGFQPRAKNPNFTPRYQKPQNSGGYQGNNMYKPSINLANLSKEERAELQREKAKNPGRTLVTPEWHNLQPFKKNFYNPHQNTLNMNEQQVADMRADLQITVSGNSIPHPIGSFEECTLPEYTIEEMKRQGFTKPTAIQAQGWPIALSGRDLVGIAQTGSGKTLAYMLPAMVHIANQPPLQRGDGPIALVLAPTRELAQQIQSVVRDYGHLCKPEIRHTCIFGGSSKVPQARDLDRGVEVIIATPGRLIDFLENRTTNLKRCTYLVLDEADRMLDMGFEPQIRKIIEQIRPDRQVVMWSATWPKEVQALAGDFLNDYIQINIGSMNLSANHNIRQIVEVCQENEKPQRVVKLLNEILPTTNNAANNSNKIIIFVETKIKVEEILQIIRSEGYTATSIHGDKSQAERDLTLKDFRNGKSNILIATDVASRGLDVEDLQYVINYDYPNSSENYVHRIGRTGRCQQLGTAYTFFTPDNAKQARELISVLEEAGQQPNAALIDMARSMGGSGNGRGNNNNRRWMQNNGGGHQQQQRNNPLNYQANGGGNSGGYTPKPHYQQYGNNGGGNSYNGNQGGTPGASRSGNGGMGNWNNRNNGQFNSNGQDQGQGGNRTYRPRAPFNSANGGGPRPVMGGFMHPHMAPHMQQGAAASYMSPQQQYRPRGQYMPPNGNAPRFQQQQQQQQFQKREYQQQPANGQFNKPQSQPQMENNQCQNENAVAAQQQQQQQQQQQQMANIAAAVAAASGQVGGPAEYPSNVSTPPAGALYAAPAQSPPTSAGAAYMYDASGMLAAAAAAGNPYATGQFGPPPTAYYAHPHQFTTAAPAAPNGMATNGNGAGTPGAEMMGQQQQ; encoded by the exons ATGTATGCAAACGGTTATACTGCTGCAGCTCCGGGAGTTGGTGGTGCGCCAATTCAAAGTTACGGAAATGCCAATGCCGGCGGACCTCCACGCGCAGATCGTCCCCACTATCAGCGCAATGCGAATGGCATAGCTAATGGTGCTGTTAGCGCTGTTGCAggcggttacggcggtgccccCAACAACATGGCAGGAGGTTACGGCGGTGCTCCGCAGAATGCAGGAGGTTACGGAGGTGGTTATCGCGGCAGTTTTAACCCTATGATGCCTAACGGAGGTTTCTACGGTAATACTGGTGGAGGCTTTCAACCACGTGCCAAAAATCCTAATTTTACACCACGGTATCAAAAACCACAAAATAGTGGAGGCTACCAAGGCAACAATATGTATAAGCCGTCAATCAACTTGGCCAATCTATCCAAGGAAGAGCGTGCCGAATTGCAGCGTGAAAAGGCTAAAAATCCTGGACGAACCCTTGTCACACCCGAGTGGCACAATTTACAACCATTCAAGAAGAACTTCTATAACCCCCATCAAAATACTTTGAATATGAACGAGCAGCAAGTGGCAGATATGCGGGCAGATTTACAGATTACAGTATCGGGCAATAGCATTCCCCATCCAATTGGTTCTTTTGAAGAGTGCACACTCCCTGAATACACCATAGAAGAGATGAAACGCCAAGGTTTTACCAAACCTACAGCTATTCAAGCTCAAGGTTGGCCTATTGCCCTGTCAGGACGTGACTTAGTGGGTATAGCTCAAACAGGATCGGGAAAGACATTGGCTTACATGTTGCCGGCCATGGTCCATATCGCCAACCAACCACCATTACAACGTGGTGATGGTCCAATTGCTTTGGTTCTTGCTCCAACTCGCGAGTTGGCCCAACAAATACAATCCGTTGTTCGCGATTATGGTCATTTGTGCAAACCCGAAATACGGCACACATGCATTTTTGGTGGTTCTTCCAAGGTGCCACAGGCTCGCGATTTAGACCGAGGTGTTGAGGTTATAATTGCCACACCCGGCCGTTTGATCGATTTTCTTGAGAATCGTACTACTAACTTGAAACGCTGCACCTAtttggtgctggatgaagctgATCGTATGCTGGACATGGGCTTCGAACCTCAAATCCGCAAAATCATTGAACAAATACGTCCAGATCGTCAGGTTGTTATGTGGTCAGCCACTTGGCCCAAAGAGGTTCAAGCGTTGGCCGGTGATTTCCTTAACGACTacattcaaataaatattggcTCGATGAACTTGTCAGCTAATCACAACATTCGTCAAATTGTTGAAGTTTGCCAGGAGAATGAGAAGCCACAACGCGTTGTCAAGCTATTGAATGAGATACTACCAACCACCAACAATGCTGCGAATAACAGcaacaaaattattatatttgTAGAGacaaaaattaag GTTGAAGAAATCTTGCAAATCATTCGCAGTGAAGGATATACTGCAACATCCATACACGGTGATAAATCTCAAGCGGAACGTGATTTAACCTTAAAAGATTTCCGTAATGGTAAGTCCAATATTTTGATTGCTACTGATGTTGCTTCACGTGGTTTGGATGTTGAGGACTTGCAATATGTAATCAACTACGATTATCCGAACTCATCGGAAAATTATGTTCATCGCATTGGCCGCACCGGACGCTGTCAACAGCTAGGCACTGCTTATACATTCTTCACACCAGACAATGCCAAACAGGCAAGAGAACTAATTTCAGTCTTGGAAGAGGCAGGACAACAGCCAAATGCCGCTTTAATAGATATGGCCCGATCCATGGGAGGCAGCGGCAATGGGCGTGGCAACAATAACAATCGACGTTGGATGCAAAACAATGGTGGAGGCCACCAGCAACAGCAACGCAACAATCCCTTGAATTATCAAGCTAATGGCGGTGGTAATTCTGGTGGCTATACCCCAAAGCCACATTACCAGCAATATGGTAACAATGGTGGTGGTAACAGCTATAATGGTAATCAAGGTGGAACTCCTGGAGCATCTCGAAGCGGAAACGGGGGCATGGGTAATTGGAACAATCGAAATAACGGCCAATTCAATAGTAATGGTCAAGATCAGGGCCAAGGAGGAAACAGAACCTATCGGCCACGAGCACCTTTCAATAGTGCTAACGGTGGTGGCCCACGACCAGTCATGGGCGGTTTTATGCATCCCCATATGGCGCCACATATGCAACAGGGTGCCGCTGCTAGTTATATGTCACCGCAGCAACAGTATCGCCCTCGTGGCCAGTATATGCCACCAAATGgcaatgcaccacgtttccaacaacaacaacagcagcagcagttcCAAAAACGTGAATACCAGCAACAACCAGCAAACGGTCAATTCAATAAGCCTCAGTCACAACCACAAATGGAGAATAACCAGTGTCAAAATGAGAACGCAGTGgcagcacaacaacaacaacagcaacagcagcaacaacagcaaatgGCAAATATTGCGGCTGCTGTGGCCGCGGCTAGCGGTCAAGTAGGTGGGCCAGCAGAATATCCCAGCAATGTGTCCACACCACCAGCTGGCGCCCTTTACGCAGCTCCAGCCCAATCGCCTCCAACATCGGCAGGTGCTGCCTATATGTACGATGCCAGCGGTATGCTGGCAGCCGCCGCTGCAGCCGGCAATCCCTATGCCACAGGACAATTCGGACCACCACCCACAGCCTACTATGCCCATCCCCATCAGTTCACCACTGCTGCTCCCGCTGCTCCAAATGGAATGGCCACCAATGGCAATGGAGCTGGCACACCTGGCGCCGAAATGATGGGTCAACAGCAACAGTAG